One Punica granatum isolate Tunisia-2019 chromosome 3, ASM765513v2, whole genome shotgun sequence genomic window carries:
- the LOC116201939 gene encoding uncharacterized protein LOC116201939, giving the protein MLISTGLLQSTVTLTSPFQPLVDTHFRNSPSSAAPCLPKSLLPGFDAGGGGLLSGLLYSGRRPHRSKKLSAVTTAVNASLIEAPLLWAGRLCVFYALLKAGLAGSDANPLVSDLGSSGVSAEYGDLGFSKWLGSLQGKQSDKEAADRRKLVSKWHPTTKGTLRRNYRIPSKSEGRRLLKAIASLLSDDDHFTDATSHKGCQIRRESAHGESVCCNNVRALFDELPTPHVIVEITPFPAGPLTEKDYAKAEKLERVLRSGPSI; this is encoded by the exons ATGCTTATCTCCACAGGGCTTCTTCAGTCCACTGTCACTCTCACTTCTCCGTTCCAACCTCTGGTCGACACCCACTTCAGGAACAGCCCGTCATCGGCCGCCCCGTGTCTGCCCAAATCCCTCCTGCCGGGCTTCGACGCCGGCGGCGGTGGCCTCCTCAGCGGGCTGCTCTATTCGGGTAGGAGGCCGCACCGGTCGAAGAAGCTCAGCGCCGTCACCACCGCTGTCAACGCCTCTCTGATCGAGGCCCCTCTTCTCTGGGCGGGCAGGCTCTGCGTCTTCTACGCGCTCCTCAAGGCCGGGTTGGCCGGATCCGACGCTAACCCCCTTGTCTCAG ATTTGGGAAGCAGTGGGGTTAGTGCTGAATATGGCGATTTGGGATTCTCCAAATGGCTTGGAAGCTTGCAAGGGAAACAATCAG ATAAAGAAGCAGCTGACAGAAGAAAACTGGTGAGCAAATGGCACCCTACAACAAAGGGTACCCTTCGACGAAACTACAGGATCCCCTCTAAATCCGAAGGCCGGCGCCTCCTCAAGGCCATCGCTTCCTTGCTGTCTGATGATGATCACTTCACAGACGCCACCTCTCACAAG GGCTGTCAAATTAGAAGAGAGAGTGCTCATGGTGAAAGTGTTTGCTGCAACAACGTGAGGGCTCTGTTTGATGAGCTTCCGACCCCGCATGTGATCGTGGAGATCACCCCATTCCCTGCAGGCCCACTCACCGAGAAGGATTATGCAAAGGCTGAGAAACTCGAACGCGTTCTGAGATCAGGCCCTTCGATTTGA